From Drosophila suzukii chromosome 2R, CBGP_Dsuzu_IsoJpt1.0, whole genome shotgun sequence, a single genomic window includes:
- the LOC108017915 gene encoding uncharacterized protein, with protein sequence MVRLVGCCYFFGLRTGCFISAAWLLLYYGALAYFMYYQMIHTQRATVILESREFEKETIGFWVLGIAFIVMACTTLLLVYATIMKKYVFLLLFLVAQLVPISVESFYLLTAIIYGIKLESFVIYLVPLVLLFYIDLVVYSYFYELRSLKKLRSVSEINIEY encoded by the exons ATGGTTAGACTAGTGGGCTGTTGCTATTTCTTTGGCCTGCGTACTGGATGCTTTATTAGTGCTGCATGGCTACTTTTATATTACGGAGCCTTGGCATACTTCATGTATTACCAAATGATTCATACCCAGAGGGCCACAGTAATTCTAGAATCCCGCGAATTTGAAAAGGAAACAATTGGATTTTGGGTGCTGGGCATTGCATTTATCGTGATGGCTTGTACAACTCTTCTTTTGGTATATGCGACCATTAtg AAGAAATACGTGTTCTTGTTACTGTTTTTAGTGGCACAGTTGGTTCCCATTTCAGTGGAATCATTCTATTTGCTTACAGCTATAATTTATGGCATTAAGTTGGAAAGTTTTGTTATATATCTCGTACCCCTAG TACTTTTGTTCTACATCGATCTGGTGGTGTATTcctatttttatgaattgaGAAGTCTTAAGAAATTGAGATCTgtttctgaaataaatataGAATACTAA